Within Telopea speciosissima isolate NSW1024214 ecotype Mountain lineage chromosome 8, Tspe_v1, whole genome shotgun sequence, the genomic segment TTTACTACCTTGGTGAAGAGGTTTGTCTGCAGTGTTTTATGATCAATACATTCcttaaaactcaaaagaaaaattttatgggacagtTATACAACCAGCAATAATGATTAATGGGGCTGAAAATGTTGGGCAGTTTAGGtttatataaacaaacttagtgtAGGAGTAGCTTTGATAAATGAAGACGTTGAGATGGATGAGgggtaaaacaagaaaacataaaacaagggaatgaacaaattagggttaatttaggagtagctttGATAAATGATAAGTTGAGAGAATGTCCTTTAAGGTGGCATGGACACATACAACAGAGCCTTTGAATGCTTCAGTAAGGGGCAATGAGATGATTTAGattagaggagctaaaagaacacAAGGCAGTCCTAAAATGACCCtgggataagtgatgaggaaagacatgcctatagcttaggactagtaacaagtatgtcTTCGAATAGAGCAGATTTGGAGAAAGAAGATCCATgaagccgaccccatttagttgggataaggttatgttGAGTTGAGGTGAGTTGCATACATGAtcaagttaaaacttaaaaatctGTTAAAGAGATAAATTTACAGCATTATCCACATGAACCAATAGTTTGCTTACCTCTTTACATGATGGAGGTGCACGTTTCCCCTTTATGGTACGGGATCTTCTGAAATATCCAACCTGCACCACTATAGTTCAGTTGTGAACCCTTAAAAACAGggtggcggggggggggggggaggtagtATTTAGAGTTCGGACTCACTCTTGGAGATTGCAGTATTACCAACCCTTCATCCATAGCTTTATCAAGCAAGGTCTGTATTCCTCCTAAAGATGGTACTGGTTTAGAGATGGCTAATGATGTGGAAACTGATCCATTTAAATCACGAGTCTCCGCAGTGATGCTAGAACCGGTTGGCACCGAGTTTGAAGGAGCTGGAGGTTCACTTTTCCCAGACAAATTCCTTGTCACATAGATCTTGAATCCACTAAGCTAGGCAGAAGTGCACAACAGAGAGTGAGTGACAGGGAGATGGGGAAAATGTCAGTTTACACCTTGAAAGAGAGAAGGGTATTAAAATTGTTTTCTTACAGCTTTTAAATCTAGAACCACTTACTTTCAATTCAAATTCTGCAACAGAAGTGGTATCACAGATTGCTGTTACCAAAGATTGCACCTGTAAACAAATATTATATCAAACTTATAATTAATCAGAAGttataaaaacaaaatcttGTCCCATATGCAACTTCAAGAAAAAAGCATTCTAGTGTTGATGCCAGAACAGGATTGTACCTTGTATGTCTCTCACAAGAAGCTATAACATAGAAAAGGGAAACCTAAAGCTCTTACTGAGTGGATTGAAACTTACAGCCCATACTGAATGGTTCGACTGTGAATATTGTCTATCAATGATACAATTTTAACTTAGTGCTCATATAAGAGAATGAGCCAAGAATCCTCTTGTCCCAACATGGTGCTTCTCTGCACCCAAAACCTAAGGTTGTGCTACTTTTTAACCATCTTTTTTTCGGGACTTTTGCCCTGTTCTTCTCAACTCAACCAATGAGCATATTGAATTGGATCGGCTATGAAAATGGTAGCAAGAAATTGAAaaagtttagggttttatagGGCTAAGATGAAACTGGTCCGAATGGCTTACTAACATCTGGGTATGGTGAACTCCTATTTTACTAATGTAATATTTGTTTTAGAGAGCAAGAAACATaactcttctatttttttcagTAGGTTTTATTCCCTCATTACAGAGAGAATtttacccagtgcatgaggctcccactactgcagggtctggggaggggcatatgtatgcagccttaccccacCCCCACTATTTGTGGACAGGCTGTTTCATTGTTCAAACACATGACCACAAGGTTGCGATAGAACAACCTTTCCGTTGtgccaaggcccgccctcactGAGAGAATTTTACCAATTGAGATAAATCCATAGTATCATTACGAACCCCAAAGGAGTGCTGGACAAAAAATGGAAAGTTTTTGCAGAGTTCAATTCTATAGTAGATAATACAACTTCTAATcatcattaatttttttattcatactAAACTACTGCAAAATAAAGACCATAAAATTAACATCTAACTTCTTTCTTTGTTAAGTAATAAGGGATTAAtgtgaaaagagtgaaaaacATTATAAATAATGTTAGACTATTCCCAAATAGTTTTAATTCTGAAAGGCAATTATAAAAAGAAGAGGCCCAACTAGGAAATATTAATCTTCATTGCCAAAAAATAGATGGACGACTGTGCATTCCACtttataatttaaattttaaaaaatgaaaaaaggaagaaagcaGAGGAAGTCAATTTACTATGTTAACTTTTAACTTATTACTGTAATGTTGTGTATGAAACTATTTCCGGTACGTGAATACATTGGCAGGATTTTGTGAGCCAAAAAAGAACAAGTAATTTTTTGAGTACAGCTGCCATTTCCATTACATGCTTTTAATTATCCCATTGGTATAGTTAGTTATTGCTTCGGAAATTAAGTAGGCGAAATACAACTAATGAGGGCTCCAATATCCTGCCATGAGTAACATAACAATTATGCCTTCGAAAGAAGGCTGAACTAACACGTCCACCAAACAGGGTGTTATGATGCAGTACAATAATCCATCCCATCATTAGCGGGCCCACAGTAAGTTCAGAAAATGCCAGAATGATCTTGCCCCACTGGACAACAACTCAAAAAGCTGAAAGAATACTGAAATAGTTGAGATTTTAATATGTCGACGTATGTTCGAGTATGAACAGAAGTAAATCAAGAAGTCCATAAAATTCAACTGATCTGGTTCTTCAGAAATCCCAGGAAtgcaaaaccagaaaaaaaatcattagcTTGGGGAACCAGTTATACAAGCTCCAGTCAGGACGAGACTATGGTTTGTTGTCGTAGTTATAGAAATATCAAACCCTACAACATTCATTAGATTTGCAAAAACCATAGGTTTTCCAAGAAGTGCAATCAGGCTAGTTTTTGAGTCTGAAAACCAAGCTTTAACAATTTGAACAGGCAGCTTCAATCCAAAATGTTGATTGGTGATCTCAATAGAtgtttcaaagaaaaaaaacaaaaaagtatcaAGCTGCATcaacagaagaaaattcagaaattcaACAATTGAAATTATGCACTCTTGTATGCCCAAGAATTGAGAAAACCAGCAATAGCAACCCATGGCTGGCAAATAGtaataacaaaaaattaaaccaaagaTTCCTGCATGAAAAGACACCATGTTTTCTTATCggaaacaaatgaaaattgaCAATAGCATTATTGATCAAAATAACAAGACCACTGTCTATTTTATAGATTAAAATAACTCAAAATCTTGTTAGGGCTCCAACTTATAATAAATATTACTAATTAAAACCAGCAGTAGCACCTCATGGCCAGCAGCACATAGcaataacaaataattaaaaccaGAGATTCCCAAAAGAAAATGCCCCATGTTGTCTTTATCAGTAACCAATCTGAATGACAGTAGCATAATTGATCAAACTATGAGCCTACCGTcaattttataaattaaaatagCTCCAAGTTTCTTAGAACTCCATCTTCTAAAAAGAAGGTATGACTCATTACATTTTAACAAGGCCCTTAAGTGCTTGAATCTTTTcctaaaacaaagaaaaaaaagtcaaaaactTCTAATTAATTAGACACTCCCAAAATGGTAAGGCAAAAAAGATCCGTGGAGAGCATACAATAGTTGTGCCATGTGGAAAGATGATGAGGGAATTGTTATGTAGTGAATGGTCTGgattagccatgtgtcaaatttcaggctttaattcaatcatttaccctcccatgtatgtccaagAACCCCCTCATGGAGTCCTGAATTTTTCACTGCTTTATTTTTCCACGTGGAAAATTCTGTTTGGGCTGAAACATGGCATATGAGCAGGGTACCTTGGCATCTACCTGTCCaccaaatttcagcctcattTTACAAACATGGCACAACTAAGTGTGTCATCCACATAATGGAATATGTACTCATCTACAGATCCTCAGTCCAAATAGTAAGTATATCACAGTTTGATACCTTTTATTCAAATTGACTGTGATTTCGACGTAGTAGCTAGGATTCATAAGACACCAAGATACTCTAAGCAAACAGGTTTTTGACCATCAAGTAGAAGACTCGAAGCAAAGTGGTAGCAGTAATGCATCCTAGTCAAAAATGAAAACTGCCAATGTACCCCACACCGAGATTCCATTGTATGACAATTCTTAACTTAATTAGTTAAAATGCATCATGATCATATAACTATATCATCCATTTAAATGCAACAAAACCTTTCAGAGGTGAATCAATGGGAGAAGGAACAATTCAGAGTTTATACCATACAGAAATAACAGTATAAAGAGCTACTCACTTCAAATGAATTTGGGATAATTTGGCTTGTCAAGCTGTTGGATTTCTTTTCTGCTGAACCATCCTGTATATTAGTGGTAGCTGTTTCTCATCATAGACCACAATAGATAACAACTCAGTTACACAAATAGATGAATAAAGATGACTTCTGAATGTTTTAAATTACAGGTTCATGCACATGAGAAAtataaaatgttaaaaaaaatggatgTTTCTTACTTAGTTTGCAAGGCTCCCTCAATAAAAAGCTCATGAAATTATACATAAGGGGAAAAGCAACAAAGCCTCAACTCTTTACAGAACATAATATGGAATCAGCCTTTTAATCAAGTTTGTGAGTTTTGACCTCCATGAAACAATGAGAAAGAAGTAATCATTATGGGAAGCAAGGATTCCATTGAGATCTAATCTAATATGCAGCATAATGATGCTTGTAACAAAAAATAGGATACCAATTCTTCATTTTCTGATATCTAGGCATGGATACAAGTTCCTGAgaacttccttttctttccttttcttcaggAGGCTTACTTCCAAAATAGACTGAAGATGTTGGTCTTTATTTTATCAGACCCTCTTTTTAATGAAGATTCTCCCAATTATATAGTTTTGCATATTGAGAAGACATTATCAATGAAGTTTAACTAATTTGTTGGAATGTAACTCCTTAATACCCACGGAAGTGTGACCCAACCAACTAAACTAAAACCTGTGATTTTTTTTGTACAACAAGTAGTTTACTCTTTTGGtaagaaaacaagaaatttGGACAACCCGGGAATTAAAATGAAAGAGAATGATTATTTGGGAAGTTGAATATTAGAATGGGACAAAGGAATAAATACTCAGGAGGGGGATACTATTAAAAAAACAGGATCTAAACAGTAATAAGAAGAACCAATCTTCTGCTTCCTCACGATTATATCATAATGGTGGAATTCAGTTCAAACTTTAGGAGAGAGAACTCATTGGTATGGACTCTGTTTGAGCTGAAATTTATCATGGAGGTCAAGAACTCAGAATCCTACAGTTCCCAAGTGATATTCAATTGAACCAGCAACCTAAAGGTCAATAAAAAATTCCTGAAATAAATGCAGGCAGTAAGAGAAGGTTTAGGAATCGTTGCAGCCTTAATTTTTATGATAGAGTTGGCTTCAGGGACTGGGGTTGGAGTTGCTTAATGTAGAGGGGCTAACAACCAGAATCttaaaaagaaagggagagaaaaaaagggagaaCAGTACTTAATTGTTTGACGCCTTTTGGAAAGAGCCGCTAAATTGCGTTCTCGTTTAGGTGAAGGAAGTATGACCGCCTTACCAATAGTGGAGACCCAATCAGGAAACGTTTCAGATTTTCAGTAACAACAGAACagcaactcagccttatcccaagtaAATGGggtttggctacatggatccttaccttCCAATCAGCTCAGTTTGAGGTattacttgatacaaggcctaagctatgcatgtctttcctcaccacttcttctaGAGTTATTTTAGGTATGaccttggctcttttagctacttcaatctgaatcaaatcactccattgaacatggctaagccacctcaaacgactttctcatggcttatcatgtatcggagttactcccaaatcagctctaatatgatcattccttacttcaTCCTTCCTATTTTTGCCACACATTCATCTCAGCATCTTTATCTCAGCTAACACTAAGTTTATccatatgatgcttcttaacttcccaacattccgcaccacaCATCATACCTGgttgtatgactgtcctataaaattttcctttatgttttaaaagaatatgttgatcacacaacactcaggacacacttctccacttcatcaatcctattttaattatctgtgaaacatcattctCTATATCACCTTATTTATTAATGATTGATTCCAGATACCTGAAATAATCATTTTgcagaatctccctctcatcaattttcaccacctcattatccgtcctagtgtaacaaaagttacacaccatatactccctcttctttctatttatcttaaaaactttttgattccaaggttgatctacATAGCTCCAACTTGGCGTCAATCTCTACCTTTGTTTTAtttaccaaaacaatatcatcagcaaaaagtatacaccaagaaacctcatcttgaatgtctccgattaaatcatccatgataagcacaaacaaataagggcttaaagctgatcctcctccacagttcttacactagtcaccacaccattatacatatctttaattattatGTCCACTTATTTACTTCAAACAttttcttctctagtacttgccagattaactaTTCAAagactctatcataagctttttgtAGGTCAACAAAGAttatatggagatccttcttacaacaacaactcagccttataccaactaaatggggtcttctaaatggatcctttcaaaaataaggaagagaaaaatgagGTCCttacaaagggaaaggaaagtaaaaggAATGAAgattaaaaatgaagaaatgggatAAGAAAAGTACATAATGGACAATAAAAAATGTaagtaaaaggaaagaggaTGGCCCAAGAATTCAggaatctcagctacatggcaTCGATAACGTGGATCCTCGCCCtctaataggctctatctgaggtcatacttggcacaagacccaacCTAAGCATGTcgtcttcacaacctcacctatagtcattttaggcctgcccctagctcttttagctccttcaatcggcaTCAGATAACTTCTCCTTATTGGGGCGTCCCCAGACCTCCGTtgtacatggccaaaccacctccaGTGACATTCTTggagcttgtcactgatcggggcaactcccacatcaccTCTAATACGTTTGTTCctaactttatccttcctattttTGCCTcatatccatcttaacatcctcatctcagcaaCACATAGCTTtgctatatggcacttcttaactgcccaacatttcgcCCCATATATCATAGCAGGTCGGATAATAGtcttgtagaactttcctttaagctttaaaggactGTGTCAGGCACACAATACTTcggtcgcacctctccacttcaccTATCCTACTTTAaatctttgtgaaacatcatccatgtcaccttctttatgtaTGATAGAtcccaaatatttgaaatagtcacttggtggtatctctctctctctctctctctctctctctcctcaattttcatcatgtcatcatccatcataagtgtgactaaagttataCATGATAcactccgtctttgatctacaaatcttaaagcctcttgtttccaaggtcgatctccacaactctaacttagTGTCTATCCCTGCTTTTgcctcatccaccaaaacgatatcatcgacgaagagcatacaccactgtacctcgtcttggatgtttttggttaattcatccatgagcgcaaacaaataagggcttagggctgatccttgatgtaacccaaccgtGATTGGGAATTCTTTGCCTtggcctcccacagatctcacactagtcaccacgccctcatatatatctttaattacttctatATACTTACTCAACACTCCTCTCTTTGCAAGAACATGCTGAATTAAATCTTTAGGGACTTTGTCATAGGCTTtctctaggtcaataaagaccatatggagatccttcgtgctagctctacatctttccatgagcctccttaGTAGGTAGATTGCTTCagtaaaaccaaattgattctttgaAATATGAATCTCTCTTTTCAGACGAGCTTCAATAACTTTCTCCCaaaatttcatagtatgactcatcagttttatgcttctatagttattgcagctctgggcatcacccttatttttgcAAATCGAAACTACAatacttctcctccaatcatctagcattttccttgcgatcataatcttgttaaataacttggttaaccaatataccccacaaACTCCTAGGGCCTTTGATACTTTTAATgggatctcatctgggcctggTTCTTGTCTAccttcatctttcttaaagcttctttaacttccgccacaCCAATCTTTCATACATAtcaatggagatccttcttgcaatctctaaatctttataagtctcctaagtaagtaaatagcttctatCGTGTatcttcctagcataaaaccaaattggttttctgtaatagtagtttcttgtctcaagcgagtttcaataactctctcccataatttcataattagttttatgcctctatagttaatGCAACTCTGATTAagacctttatttttataaatggaaCCATAATGCTTCTCCTCTATTCATCTAGcatttccttgtgctcataatcttattaaacagcctGGTTTGCCAAGATAAACTACAGAtttctaagctcttccacacttctattgggaccccatCTGGAATTGTTGCCTTGCGTAGTATCATACTCACTAAagtttcttttacttcaggCACCCTAATTTTTCATATGTATTTATGACATGCGGTATGTAGTCTTCGAGACTCTTTACTCGaaatgtcttcatttagtaggttgTAGAAGTAATATTTCTATCTCTCCTTtgtgtcctcatcccttattggTACTTtacatcttcacttttaatacatctaacatagttgaaatctctactcttcctttcccttattttagctatcttatagatagttttttttccttcctttgtgctcagattgttataaagatcatcatatttctttgcccttgCTTCTCCCACTaacttcttagcttcatttctggccAATTTATACTTTTAGATCCTTTAAACCCTTAGTCATTTgacatgtcttaaaactagctttttCAGTCTTAATGGatgcttgaacctcatcattcCAGCACCAAGTCTCTTAGAGGAATGATGATTTCCTTTCGATTCTAATGCAAAGTCAACCgcaaccagggaaaccagcgggagatcgattgcagcaggattaatacaataaaaggaattaaattaaataaccaaaactcttttttttattgctattttctgtttacatatgaagaaCATCAAAGGttaggaaagaggaagaaagggatatagaaggggtggggataggatcagctatctcaggcaggctatctcagcccatcatcctctcacccaggGCTTCTCACCCATTGTATCTCACTATTGCCAcatctcacagcttcatcaattgctctttttcttcaatctgtCTCTTTTCTATTCAGCCGCATACTTATATATAATAATCCAATTGCAAAGcaacccaatcctaatctaagtaaaaaactaattaataaaacctataaaatagaaactagactttaactaggattcccaattaggattacaactcaaacaagaaactaaataagtgtctaataataaaaataacaccgAAAATTAACTCCTCTAAGTcagcagtccatatcagccTCCAAATCagtgttcacatgaacagtgccatgaatagtaactttttttttccccctttgatCTCCTTCacgcttcgatctacatcagatttgcctaggacatctttagcaaccttcttaatacaagcaGTCATCCCATTCCACATCGCATTAGTGTCTCCATCAAAGtctcactttccttgtttggcCACTTGATCAGTTAATGATTTCAAGGTATCACTTTTTAAGCTCCATCTTATCCTAGGGAAAATATGCTTACCTTTCTCACAGTTTGGCATAATAAgacacatatccatgaccactaatctatgttgtggttaggctctctaatagtataaccttacagtccttacataacAACCTTTTGAACCTTCTAATTAGAAAGAAATCTATGAGG encodes:
- the LOC122638276 gene encoding biotin carboxyl carrier protein of acetyl-CoA carboxylase produces the protein MAACSLGGASHIQLSNFHSGYARTPFGSLQMYPIRSWTRQKPRFSGLVLSSRFEKPFSTSCRSSSETETTTNIQDGSAEKKSNSLTSQIIPNSFEVQSLVTAICDTTSVAEFELKLSGFKIYVTRNLSGKSEPPAPSNSVPTGSSITAETRDLNGSVSTSLAISKPVPSLGGIQTLLDKAMDEGLVILQSPRVGYFRRSRTIKGKRAPPSCKEKQIVKEGQVLCYIEQLGGEIPIESDVSGEIVKILREDGDPVGYGDPLIAILPSFPGIKKLQ